The Streptomyces noursei ATCC 11455 sequence TACGGTGCCGGCCCTGGTGCTTCCCCTGCCCGAGGCCGTTCCGGTGCTGGTCCGGGCCCGGCACGCCCCCGACGCCCACCCCGCCGCGGCCTGCTGGGGCGCGGCCACCCTGCACGCCCTGCACCTCGCCGCCCGCGGCCGCCTGCTGCCGGGGCTGACCGGAGAGGACGCCGACGCCTGGCGGGCCGGCCCGCTCGACCCGGACGACGTCGCGCACCTGCGGGCCATCGCCGCCGCCATGCCGGGAGAGGCGTACGCCGCACCGCTGCCCGGCAGCCGGCCACTGCAACTCCCCGATCCGGCCGCCCTGGTGCGAGCGTTCGTCGACGCCGTCGTGGACACCCTGCCGCGTACTCCGGCCGCGGCACTGGTGGCCGCTGCCCCGTTCGCCGCGACGGCGCCGCAGCACCTCCCCGCCGCCCGGGAGTGGGCGGCCGAGGTCGCGGCCGGTACCGACGCCGGGGTGGGGCTCTCGCTCCGCCTCGACCTCGCTCCGCACCAGCTCTTCGACGGCAGGGGGGAGGACACGCCCGCGGAGGAGGGCGTGCCGGGCCGGGCCGGAGGAGCGGCCACGTCCGGAGCCGCCGAGGAGCGCCGCGCCGGGGCGGCCGTCCTCCAGGTCCACAGCCGCACCGACCCGACCCTGGTGGCCGACGCCCGACAGCTGTGGGAGGGTGAGGCGCCCGACCCCTTCGGCCCGCGGTCCTGCGCCGACACGCTCCTCGCGCTACGCCGGGCCACCCGTGTCTGGCCTCCGCTCGGCCGCCTTCTGGAGCGCCCCGTCCCCGACGTGCTCCCGCTCAGCGAGGACGAGTTGTACGACCTGCTGGCCGAGGCGGCGGGGCGCCTCGGCGCCGCCGGGGTGGCCGTCCACTGGCCCAGGGAGCTGACCCGCGGCCTGACGGCGGCGGCGGTGCTGCGACCCGCGCCGGGGTCGGCGGCGGACGGTTTCGGCTTCTTCGACGCCGGTCAACTGGCACAGTTCCGATGGCAGTTGGCCATGGACGGCGTGCCGCTCAGCGAGGCGGAGATGGACGCCCTCGCCGAGGCGCACCGCCCGATGGTGCGGCTGCGCGACCAGTGGGTCCTGGTCGACCCCGGGCTGGTCCGCAAGGCACGCAAACGCGAACTGGGCTATCTGGACCCGGCCGGAGCGCTCGCCGCGACGCTCGACGGCACCGCGGAGGTGGACGGCGAGAAGGTCGAGGTGGTGCCCCTGGGCGCGCTCGCCGCCCTGCGCTCCCGGCTCACCACCCAGGAGCGTCCGCTGCCCCAGCCGCCCGGACTCCGCGCGACCCTGCGCGACTACCAACTGCGCGGCATGGCCTGGCTCGACACCATGGTCTCGACCGGGCTGGGCGGTTGCCTGGCCGACGACATGGGCCTGGGCAAGACCATCACCGTCATCGCACTCCACCTCCACCGGCGGCCCTCCGCGCCCGTCCTCGTCGTCTGCCCCGCCTCCCTGCTCGGCAACTGGCAGCGCGAGATCGAGCGCTTCGCCCCCGGCACGCCCGTGCGTCGCTTCCACGGCGCCGGCCGCAGCCTCGACGGCGTGGACGGCGGCTTCGTGCTCACGACCTACGGGACGATGCGCGGCAGCGCCACCGAACTGGGCGGCCGTAGCTGGGCATGGGTCGTCGCCGACGAGGCGCAGCACGTGAAGAACCCGCGTTCCTCGACCGCCAGGGCGCTGCGCGGAATCAAGGCCCCCGCGCGGATCGCGCTCACCGGCACGCCCGTCGAGAACAACCTCTCCGAGCTGTGGGCGCTGCTGGACTGGACGACCCCCGGGCTGCTCGGCCCGCTCAAGACGTTCCGTGCGCTGCACGCCCGGGAGGTCGAGGGCGGCGAGGACCCGCGCGCGGCGGAACGACTGGCCCGATTGGTACGGCCGTTCATCCTGCGCCGCAAGAAGTCCGACCCCGGGATCGTGCCCGAACTCCCGCCCAAGACCGAGACGGACCATCCGGTCCCGCTGGGGCGCGAACAGGCCGCCCTGTATCAGGCCGTGGTGCGCGAGACCCTGGCCCGGATCGAGAGCGCCGAGGGCATGGCGCGGCGCGGCCTGGTGATGAAGCTGCTCACCGCCCTCAAGCAGATCTGCAATCACCCCGCGCAGTACCTCAAGGAGACCGCTCCGGGACTCGCCGCGCGTTCCGGGAAGCTCGAACTGCTCGACGAACTCCTGGCCACCATCCTCGCGGAGGGCGGCGCCACCCTGGTCTTCACGCAGTACGTCGGGATGGCTCGGCTGCTCGAACGCCATCTCGCGGTCCGGGGCGTCCCCCACCAACTCCTGCACGGGGGAACTCCGGTGGCCGAACGGGAGAGGATGGTCGAGCGCTTCCAGTCGGGCCGGACGCCGGTCTTCCTGCTGTCCCTGAAGGCGGCCGGCACCGGCCTGAATCTCACCCGCGCCGGACACGTCATCCACTACGACCGCTGGTGGAACCCGGCGGTGGAGGAGCAGGCCACCGACCGCGCCTACCGCATCGGCCAGACCCAACCCGTCCAGGTCCACCGGCTGATCACCGAGGGCACCGTGGAGGACAACATCGCCCAACTCCTCACCGCCAAGAAGGCGCTCGCCGACGCGGTGCTCTCCGGTGGCGAGGGCGCACTCACCGAGCTGACCGACGCCGAACTCGCCGATCTCGTCTCCCTGAGGAGGGCCGGATGAGTCCCGGACACCTGCGCCGGGCCGTGGCCCCGGGGCGTGCCGCGGCGGCGGACCGGCTGGTCCGCGCCGACCGTTCGCGCACCTTCCCGCCGCTGCCGGGCCCCGACGGCCCCGACGGGTCGCAGACGGAATCCTGGTGGGGCCGGTCCTGGCTGACGGCGCTGGAGAGCAGTGCGCTCGACGCCGCCCGCCTGGGCCGGGGCCGGGCCTACGCCCGCGACGGGCACGTCGACACGATCAACATCACCCCGGGCCGGGTGATCGCCACCGTACGAGGCAGCCGCCCCCGCCCGTACAGCGCCGAGGTCCGCGTCAGGACGCTGACCGAGCAGGAGTGGGACGCCCTCCTGGACGGCGTCGCCGCCCGTCCCGACCGGCTCACCGCGCTGCTGGCCAAGGAGTTGCCCCGCGCGCTGGCCGAGGGGGAGGTGCCGCTCCTCCCGGGGCCGGGGGAGTTGACGCCCCGCTGCTCGTGCCCGGACAGCGGCCGGCCCTGCAAGCACGCCGCAGCGCTCTGCTTCCAGGTGGCCCGGTTGCTGGACGCCGACCCCTTCGTCCTGCTGCTGATCCGTGGCCGGGGCGAGCGCGAGCTCCTCGACGAGCTCGCGCGCCGCAACGCCGGTCACGGCGCGCGGGAGGACCGGGGACGGGCCGCGGCCCTGGCCGCCCTGGCATCCGGGAGCGGGGGGGCGTCCTCGGAGCCCGCGTCCGGTGCGGAGCCAGGGGGCCCCTCGGCGACCGGGCGCGCGCCCGCGTCCGGGCCCGGCGTTGCCGGTGCGCCCGGATGCGGAGCGGTGGACCGCTCCGCATCGCCCGGTGCGGTGCGGTCCGGAACGGCCGTCGAGAGCGGTGGACGGACCGCGTCACCGGCGGCCGCACCCCGCGGTGTCCTCGCCCGGGAGGCGCTCGCCGATCGGCCCCGGCCGTCGCTTCCGCCGCCCGCGGCGTTGCCGGCCGAGCCCGGTCGGCCACCGGCCCTCCCGGACACCGGCGATCTCCCGTTCGACGCCGCCACTCTCGAACTCCTCGCCGCCGACGCCGTGGCACGCGCCCATGCCTTCCTGGCCGCCGCCGGGCCCGCCGGGGGCGGTGGTCCGGCCGGCCCCGGTCCGTTCGCGACGCTGCCCGTCTGGGAGGACGCCGTCCGGCTGGCCGCGACGGCCCACCCCACGGCCGGTCTGACCGCCACCACGCGCGCCCTGTACCGCGAGGTCGCGGCGGCGACCGGCCGCACCCCCGCGGACATCGCGCGTTCCGTCGCCGCCTGGCGACAGGGCGGCCCCGAGGGACTCGCCCTCCTGGAGCGCACCTGGAATCCCCCGGCCGGCGACTTCGATCGGGCCCGCAGCGCCCTCCTGGCCGCCGGACTGCCGGCGCTGCGTCCGCACCACAACCACCTCACCGACGCCGTCCGCGGCCTTCAGCTGCGCTTCGGCCGTGACCACCGCTGGTATCCCTACGAGTCCGAGCCCGGGGCCGAGGACTGGTGGCCCACCGGCCCCGCGGCACCGGACCCCGTGGGCGCCCTGACCACCCTGCTGGCACGATGACTAACCTCAAGGTCGTGGAAGGTCTCGACGCACTCACCCGCTCGCTCGCGCAGCGCACCCCCGAACAGCTCGCCGCACTCCTCACCCGGCACGCCGAGCCGCTCGCCCGCCGGCCCGCGCCCACCGAACTCCGCGGTCTGGCAGGCGCGTTGTGGTCCTACGAAACCCTCCACCACGTGGTGCTGCACCTGGATCACCCCCGGCTGCAGGTGCTCGCCACCGCGGCCCGCATCAGCCAGCAGCGGGCCGCCCGGGACGCCGCCGCGCCCGCCGCCCCCGCCCCGGGCGCCGACTACCAGTCCCTGATGGCCCACCGACTGTCCTTCCCGCAGTTGGCCAGTGAACCGGTCCTCCCCGAGGACATCTACGCGGCGCTCGGCGCCACCGCCCCCGGAGCCGGGCGGAGCGTCGCCGAAGCCGCCCTGGACGCCCTCTGCATGGACGGCCTCGCCGCCGCCACCGAGGACGGCGCCGTCGTCGTGCCGCCGCGCGTCCCGCAACTCCTCGCCGCCCACGACCTCGGCCCGTTCACGCCGCACGCCCCGGCGCCCTTCCCCGAGGGCGCCGCGCCGCACGACCGGCGTCCCGGCGCCCCGACCGTGCCCGCCCCGCGGACCTCGGCGCACGACGAGTCCCAGGCGTCCGCGGCGCACCTGGCCGCCACTGTGGAGCGGCTGCTCGCCTCCCTGGCCACCGAGCCCGCCACGCTCCGCAAATCAGGCGGGCTGACCGTCCGCGAGGTCAAGCGCCTGGCCAAGGCGGCCGGCGCCACCGAACCGCACACCCGACTCCTGCTCGATCTCGCCCTGGCCGCGGGCCTGATCGCGCTGACCCGCAGCCCGTCGGGGATCACCGCGCTGCCCACCCACGCCTACGACGACTGGCTCGGCCGCCCGCCCGGCGCCCGCCTCGCGCCCGTCCTGGCCGCCTGGTACGCCCTCTGGGACGTCCCCACCCACACCCCGTTCGGCGAGACCCCGACCGCCCTGATCCGTGGCCACGACCGGCACGCCCCCGCGCTCCGGCACGCCCTCCTCGCCGCCCTGGCCGAGGTCCCCACGGGCGCCGCCGGCCCGACGTGCCCGCCCCTGCCGCTGCCCGGCTCACCGGAGGACGAGGCCGTCCTCGTGTCCCTGCGGCACCTGCTCAGGACGGCGGACTGGCACCGTCCGCTCGCCGTCACCGAGCAGCCGACGGCCGAGGAGCGCGCCCTCCACACCCTCCACGAGGCGGCCTCCCTCGGGCTCACCGCCCACGGCACCCTCACCCCGCTCGGCCGGGCCCTGCTCGCCGACCCGACGGACCTCGACGAGCCGCTGCGCGACCTGCTCCCGCCGCCCGTCGAACAGGCCCATCTCCAGGCCGACCTGACCGCCGTCGTGCCCGGCCGGCCCGCCCCCGCGCTCGCCGACCTGCTCACCTCCGCAGCCGACCGCGAGTCCGAGGGCCATGCCGTGACCTGGCGCTTCACCCCCGGGTCCGTCCGCCGCGCGCTGGACTCCGGCCACACCGCCGCCACCC is a genomic window containing:
- a CDS encoding DEAD/DEAH box helicase, which codes for MAGRAADGAAPDVTGCAAIFLPARTPRAGAVAFWRPDGGPLPDTVAGATEGDAGHQEARPQGEVAQLTVARRHGNGARSRTVPALVLPLPEAVPVLVRARHAPDAHPAAACWGAATLHALHLAARGRLLPGLTGEDADAWRAGPLDPDDVAHLRAIAAAMPGEAYAAPLPGSRPLQLPDPAALVRAFVDAVVDTLPRTPAAALVAAAPFAATAPQHLPAAREWAAEVAAGTDAGVGLSLRLDLAPHQLFDGRGEDTPAEEGVPGRAGGAATSGAAEERRAGAAVLQVHSRTDPTLVADARQLWEGEAPDPFGPRSCADTLLALRRATRVWPPLGRLLERPVPDVLPLSEDELYDLLAEAAGRLGAAGVAVHWPRELTRGLTAAAVLRPAPGSAADGFGFFDAGQLAQFRWQLAMDGVPLSEAEMDALAEAHRPMVRLRDQWVLVDPGLVRKARKRELGYLDPAGALAATLDGTAEVDGEKVEVVPLGALAALRSRLTTQERPLPQPPGLRATLRDYQLRGMAWLDTMVSTGLGGCLADDMGLGKTITVIALHLHRRPSAPVLVVCPASLLGNWQREIERFAPGTPVRRFHGAGRSLDGVDGGFVLTTYGTMRGSATELGGRSWAWVVADEAQHVKNPRSSTARALRGIKAPARIALTGTPVENNLSELWALLDWTTPGLLGPLKTFRALHAREVEGGEDPRAAERLARLVRPFILRRKKSDPGIVPELPPKTETDHPVPLGREQAALYQAVVRETLARIESAEGMARRGLVMKLLTALKQICNHPAQYLKETAPGLAARSGKLELLDELLATILAEGGATLVFTQYVGMARLLERHLAVRGVPHQLLHGGTPVAERERMVERFQSGRTPVFLLSLKAAGTGLNLTRAGHVIHYDRWWNPAVEEQATDRAYRIGQTQPVQVHRLITEGTVEDNIAQLLTAKKALADAVLSGGEGALTELTDAELADLVSLRRAG
- a CDS encoding SWIM zinc finger family protein; its protein translation is MSPGHLRRAVAPGRAAAADRLVRADRSRTFPPLPGPDGPDGSQTESWWGRSWLTALESSALDAARLGRGRAYARDGHVDTINITPGRVIATVRGSRPRPYSAEVRVRTLTEQEWDALLDGVAARPDRLTALLAKELPRALAEGEVPLLPGPGELTPRCSCPDSGRPCKHAAALCFQVARLLDADPFVLLLIRGRGERELLDELARRNAGHGAREDRGRAAALAALASGSGGASSEPASGAEPGGPSATGRAPASGPGVAGAPGCGAVDRSASPGAVRSGTAVESGGRTASPAAAPRGVLAREALADRPRPSLPPPAALPAEPGRPPALPDTGDLPFDAATLELLAADAVARAHAFLAAAGPAGGGGPAGPGPFATLPVWEDAVRLAATAHPTAGLTATTRALYREVAAATGRTPADIARSVAAWRQGGPEGLALLERTWNPPAGDFDRARSALLAAGLPALRPHHNHLTDAVRGLQLRFGRDHRWYPYESEPGAEDWWPTGPAAPDPVGALTTLLAR
- a CDS encoding helicase-associated domain-containing protein produces the protein MTNLKVVEGLDALTRSLAQRTPEQLAALLTRHAEPLARRPAPTELRGLAGALWSYETLHHVVLHLDHPRLQVLATAARISQQRAARDAAAPAAPAPGADYQSLMAHRLSFPQLASEPVLPEDIYAALGATAPGAGRSVAEAALDALCMDGLAAATEDGAVVVPPRVPQLLAAHDLGPFTPHAPAPFPEGAAPHDRRPGAPTVPAPRTSAHDESQASAAHLAATVERLLASLATEPATLRKSGGLTVREVKRLAKAAGATEPHTRLLLDLALAAGLIALTRSPSGITALPTHAYDDWLGRPPGARLAPVLAAWYALWDVPTHTPFGETPTALIRGHDRHAPALRHALLAALAEVPTGAAGPTCPPLPLPGSPEDEAVLVSLRHLLRTADWHRPLAVTEQPTAEERALHTLHEAASLGLTAHGTLTPLGRALLADPTDLDEPLRDLLPPPVEQAHLQADLTAVVPGRPAPALADLLTSAADRESEGHAVTWRFTPGSVRRALDSGHTAATLRDALTAASATGTLPQPLGYLVQDTARTHGRMRVVPAACCIRSDDESLIAELAAHHALRALELRALAPTVLVSARPPAATLDALRAAGYAPALEAGTGAATVERLPVHRTAAPGPARDPHATLALARRLLGHRAASQESTTSGSS